One Pseudomonas sp. FP1742 genomic window carries:
- a CDS encoding cytosine permease, which yields MNNNNKDQSLTQIETYGVEQIPDNERTAGPTDLFRMIFGGSNTFATAVLGSFPVLFGLSFQAGVWAIVLGVLLGSLILAPMGLFGPLNGTNNAVSSGAHFGVHGRIVGSFLSLLTAIAFFSLSVWSSGDALIGGAKRLIGLPETDLTLGLAYGLFAILVLTVCIYGFRFLLWVNKIAVWSASLLFLLGVFAFAGPFDVNYAGSVSLGQPGFWAAFIGAALVAMSNPISFGAFLGDWSRYIPRDTSKRRIMAAVVISQIATFIPFLFGLATATIVAIKAPDYIAANNYVGGLLAVSPSWFFLPVCLIAVIGGMSTGTTSLYGTGLDMSSVFPRVLSRVKATLLIGVMSIAFIFIGRFAANLVQSVSTFAVLIITCTTPWMVIMIIGLLVRRGFYCPDDLQVFTRGEKGGRYWFTHGWNWRGLGAWIPSAAVGLCFVNLPGQFVGPLGNLAGGIDISLPVTLGLASLVYLSLLSLFPEPATVFGPNDARSKGTDALGKPAMRQAA from the coding sequence ATGAATAACAACAACAAAGACCAAAGCCTTACGCAAATTGAAACCTACGGGGTCGAGCAGATCCCGGACAACGAACGCACCGCAGGCCCGACGGACTTGTTCCGGATGATCTTCGGCGGTTCCAACACCTTCGCCACCGCCGTGCTCGGCAGTTTCCCGGTACTGTTCGGCCTGTCTTTTCAGGCGGGCGTCTGGGCGATTGTGCTGGGCGTGTTGCTGGGCTCGCTGATCCTCGCGCCGATGGGCCTGTTCGGGCCGCTCAATGGCACCAACAACGCCGTGTCGTCCGGTGCGCACTTCGGCGTGCACGGGCGGATCGTCGGTTCGTTTTTGTCGCTGCTGACCGCCATCGCCTTCTTCTCGCTCTCGGTATGGAGCTCGGGTGATGCGTTGATCGGTGGCGCCAAACGCCTGATCGGCCTGCCGGAAACCGACCTGACCCTGGGCCTGGCCTACGGCCTGTTCGCGATCCTGGTGCTGACGGTGTGCATCTACGGCTTCCGCTTCCTGCTGTGGGTCAACAAGATCGCCGTGTGGAGCGCCAGCCTGTTGTTCCTGCTGGGCGTCTTCGCCTTCGCCGGTCCTTTCGATGTGAACTACGCCGGCAGTGTCAGCCTCGGTCAACCGGGTTTCTGGGCGGCCTTCATCGGCGCTGCGCTGGTGGCGATGAGTAACCCGATTTCCTTTGGGGCGTTCCTCGGCGACTGGTCGCGCTACATCCCGCGTGACACCTCCAAGCGCCGGATCATGGCTGCCGTGGTGATCTCGCAGATCGCCACCTTCATCCCGTTCCTGTTCGGCCTGGCCACCGCCACCATCGTGGCGATCAAGGCACCGGACTACATCGCGGCCAACAACTACGTCGGCGGCCTGCTGGCGGTGTCGCCGAGCTGGTTCTTCCTGCCGGTGTGCCTGATTGCGGTGATCGGCGGCATGTCCACCGGCACCACCTCGCTGTACGGCACCGGGCTGGACATGTCCAGCGTGTTCCCACGAGTGCTGTCGCGGGTCAAGGCCACGCTGCTGATCGGTGTGATGTCGATCGCCTTCATCTTCATCGGGCGCTTTGCGGCGAACCTGGTGCAGAGCGTGTCGACCTTTGCCGTGCTGATCATCACCTGCACCACGCCATGGATGGTGATCATGATCATCGGCCTGCTGGTGCGTCGCGGCTTCTACTGCCCGGATGACCTGCAAGTGTTCACCCGTGGCGAAAAAGGTGGCCGCTACTGGTTCACCCACGGCTGGAACTGGCGCGGCCTGGGGGCCTGGATCCCGAGTGCGGCGGTGGGTTTGTGCTTCGTGAACCTGCCGGGGCAGTTTGTCGGGCCGCTGGGCAATCTGGCCGGCGGGATCGACATCAGCCTGCCGGTGACCCTCGGCCTGGCGTCGCTGGTGTATCTGTCGCTGCTGAGCCTGTTCCCGGAGCCGGCCACGGTGTTCGGCCCCAACGATGCACGCAGCAAGGGCACGGATGCGCTCGGTAAACCGGCGATGCGACAAGCCGCCTGA
- a CDS encoding LysR family transcriptional regulator, producing MANALPDLKLLRIFVSVVRHQGFANAQHELNLSTSAISTYMSQLEAALGLVLCHRGRGGFSLTSKGELFHQETLRLLAELEGFEQYAAALKGELRGTLNLGVIDSTVSDKALPFAEAIGAYSQEHPAVHLHLSVMSPYELQLGVQDNRLDLAIGAFSTRMSGLVYMPLYREQHWLYCSSRHPLFTERRIPEQVITQQRMVGRGYWSQAELARHGFKHSAATVESMEAQLILVLSGAYIGYLPEHYAQAWVDKGDLRVLLPATFGYQAPFSMIVRRGRSREPLIQTFRDLLKAQLNQA from the coding sequence ATGGCCAACGCTTTACCCGACCTGAAACTATTGCGCATCTTCGTCAGCGTGGTCCGCCATCAGGGGTTCGCCAACGCCCAGCACGAGCTCAATCTCTCGACGTCGGCCATCAGCACTTATATGAGCCAGCTCGAAGCGGCCCTCGGCCTGGTGCTGTGCCATCGCGGTCGCGGTGGTTTCAGCCTGACCAGCAAGGGTGAGCTGTTCCATCAGGAAACCCTGCGTCTGTTGGCCGAACTCGAAGGTTTCGAACAATACGCCGCCGCCCTCAAAGGCGAATTGCGCGGTACTTTGAACCTGGGGGTGATCGACTCCACCGTCAGCGACAAGGCCTTGCCGTTCGCCGAAGCCATCGGTGCCTACAGCCAGGAACACCCGGCGGTGCATTTGCACCTGTCGGTCATGAGCCCCTACGAACTGCAACTCGGCGTGCAGGACAACCGCCTCGACCTGGCCATCGGTGCCTTTTCCACGCGTATGAGCGGTCTGGTCTACATGCCGCTCTACCGCGAACAGCACTGGCTGTATTGCAGCAGCCGTCATCCGCTGTTCACCGAGCGGCGCATCCCCGAGCAAGTCATCACCCAGCAACGCATGGTCGGTCGCGGCTACTGGAGCCAGGCCGAACTGGCGCGTCACGGTTTCAAGCACAGCGCGGCGACCGTGGAAAGTATGGAGGCCCAACTGATTCTGGTGCTGTCCGGTGCCTATATCGGGTACCTGCCGGAGCACTACGCCCAGGCCTGGGTCGACAAGGGGGATTTGCGCGTGCTGCTGCCGGCGACGTTCGGTTATCAGGCGCCGTTTTCGATGATCGTGCGCCGTGGCCGCAGCCGCGAACCGCTGATCCAGACCTTCCGCGATTTGCTCAAAGCACAGCTCAATCAGGCTTAA
- a CDS encoding nuclear transport factor 2 family protein, translating to MNERDQVLNAAAELVSAFARNDREAYFGAFSADASFVFYTLEQPLLSRDAYQALWDNWRAEDGFEVLSCTSSNAFVSLQGDVAIFIHDVATELRMQGEQHFSQERETIVFKKQASGQEQQGLWLACHEHLSAMPEGLPPP from the coding sequence ATGAACGAACGTGATCAGGTACTCAACGCCGCCGCCGAGCTGGTGTCGGCCTTTGCCCGTAACGATCGCGAAGCTTACTTCGGCGCATTCAGTGCCGATGCCAGCTTCGTGTTCTACACCCTCGAGCAACCCCTGCTGTCGCGCGATGCCTACCAGGCGTTGTGGGACAACTGGCGTGCCGAGGACGGCTTCGAGGTGCTGTCGTGCACCTCGAGCAACGCCTTCGTCAGCCTGCAGGGTGACGTGGCGATTTTCATCCATGACGTGGCCACCGAGCTGCGCATGCAAGGGGAGCAACACTTCAGCCAGGAGCGCGAGACGATTGTTTTCAAGAAACAGGCGTCTGGCCAAGAACAACAAGGCCTATGGCTGGCCTGCCACGAACATTTGTCCGCTATGCCGGAAGGGCTGCCACCCCCTTAG
- a CDS encoding sodium:solute symporter, protein MALDLFVVLIYAAAMLVLGYFGMRKAKTNEDYLVAGRNLGPTLYMGTMAATVLGGASTVGTVRLGYVHGISGFWLCAALGCGIVALNLFLAKPLLKLKIFTVTQVLEKRYNPMARSASAAIMLAYALMIGVTSILAIGTVLQVLFGLPFWISVLLGGGVVVVYSAIGGMWSLTLTDIVQFVIKTVGLMFILLPICLYRVGGWDELVMKLPAAAFSFTTIGWDTIITYFMIYFFGILIGQDIWQRVFTVKTAKVAQYAGTFAGIYCILYGLACALIGMAAHVLIPNLDNVNNAFAAIVKLSLPDGIRGLVIAAALAAMMSTASAGLLAASTTLTEDLLPKLRGGKQSSLGINRLFTLLTGFLVLGIALVVNDVISALTLAYNLLVGGMLIPLIGAIFWKRATTAGAIASMGLGFATALLFMIKDGMDANTPIYYSLGVGLVSFVVVSLLSRRPAVVASAV, encoded by the coding sequence ATGGCTTTGGATTTATTCGTCGTTCTCATATACGCCGCCGCGATGCTGGTGCTCGGCTACTTCGGCATGCGCAAGGCCAAGACCAACGAAGACTACCTGGTCGCCGGTCGTAACCTCGGCCCGACCCTGTACATGGGCACCATGGCCGCGACCGTGCTGGGCGGCGCGTCCACCGTCGGCACCGTACGCCTGGGCTACGTCCACGGCATTTCCGGTTTCTGGCTGTGCGCCGCACTGGGTTGCGGGATCGTCGCGCTGAACCTGTTCCTGGCCAAACCGCTGCTGAAGCTGAAAATCTTCACCGTCACCCAGGTGCTGGAAAAACGCTACAACCCGATGGCCCGCTCCGCGAGCGCGGCGATCATGCTGGCGTACGCGCTGATGATCGGCGTGACCTCGATCCTGGCGATCGGCACCGTGCTGCAAGTGCTGTTCGGCCTGCCGTTCTGGATTTCGGTACTGCTCGGCGGTGGCGTGGTGGTGGTCTACTCGGCCATCGGCGGCATGTGGTCGCTGACCCTGACCGACATCGTCCAGTTCGTGATCAAGACCGTCGGCCTGATGTTCATCCTGCTGCCGATCTGCCTGTACCGCGTCGGCGGCTGGGATGAGTTGGTGATGAAACTGCCGGCAGCCGCCTTCAGCTTCACCACCATCGGTTGGGACACCATCATCACCTACTTCATGATCTACTTCTTCGGCATCCTGATCGGTCAGGACATCTGGCAACGGGTGTTCACCGTCAAGACCGCCAAAGTCGCGCAATACGCCGGGACCTTCGCGGGTATCTACTGCATCCTCTACGGCCTGGCCTGCGCCCTGATCGGCATGGCGGCTCACGTGCTGATCCCGAATCTGGACAACGTCAACAACGCCTTCGCCGCCATCGTCAAACTGTCGCTGCCGGACGGTATTCGTGGTCTGGTGATCGCTGCGGCCCTGGCCGCCATGATGTCCACCGCCAGCGCCGGCCTGCTCGCCGCGTCCACCACCCTGACCGAAGACCTGCTGCCGAAACTGCGCGGCGGTAAGCAGTCGAGCCTGGGGATCAACCGTCTGTTCACCTTGCTGACTGGTTTCTTGGTGCTGGGTATCGCGCTGGTGGTCAACGACGTGATCAGCGCCCTGACCCTGGCTTACAACCTGTTGGTAGGCGGCATGCTGATTCCGCTGATCGGTGCAATCTTCTGGAAACGCGCAACCACCGCCGGCGCCATCGCCAGCATGGGCCTGGGCTTTGCCACCGCGCTGTTGTTCATGATCAAGGACGGTATGGACGCCAACACCCCGATCTACTACAGCCTCGGCGTGGGCCTGGTGAGTTTCGTGGTGGTCAGCCTGCTGTCCCGTCGTCCGGCGGTGGTGGCGAGCGCTGTCTAA
- a CDS encoding tRNA-uridine aminocarboxypropyltransferase, whose product MSRIQCPRCMRPQTHCLCPLIPSLDSRTRVLLLQHPSEVNHALNTARLAALGLKNAELIVGEVFEDLPALLNRPGYQARLLFPGEEAQPLQAYTASDKPLLLVVPDGTWRKARKMLHLNPLLAALPRVTLAEGGVSRYRLRKAPGPGALSTVEAIVQALQTLEAPTTFEPLLKPFEALIEGQIAAMGEEVFQRNHGPK is encoded by the coding sequence ATGTCCAGAATCCAGTGCCCGCGCTGCATGCGTCCGCAAACTCATTGCCTATGCCCGCTGATCCCGAGCCTCGACAGCCGCACGCGGGTGTTGCTGTTGCAGCATCCGAGTGAAGTGAACCATGCACTGAACACCGCGCGGCTGGCGGCGTTGGGGCTCAAGAATGCCGAGTTGATCGTGGGCGAGGTGTTCGAGGATTTGCCGGCGTTGTTGAATCGGCCGGGCTATCAGGCGCGGCTGTTGTTTCCCGGCGAGGAGGCGCAACCGTTGCAGGCCTACACCGCGAGTGATAAGCCGCTGCTGCTGGTGGTTCCGGACGGTACCTGGCGCAAGGCGCGCAAGATGTTGCACCTCAATCCATTGCTGGCGGCGTTGCCCAGAGTGACCCTGGCCGAGGGCGGGGTGTCGCGTTATCGCTTGCGCAAAGCGCCGGGGCCGGGGGCGTTGTCGACGGTGGAGGCGATTGTGCAGGCGTTGCAGACTCTTGAAGCGCCGACCACTTTCGAACCGTTATTGAAACCGTTCGAGGCGTTGATCGAGGGGCAGATTGCAGCGATGGGGGAGGAGGTTTTTCAGCGTAATCATGGGCCGAAATAG
- the speB gene encoding agmatinase: MDKILHQPLGGNEMPRFGGIATMLRLPHLPSAAGLDAAFIGIPLDIGTSLRPGTRFGPREIRAESVMIRPYNMATGAAPFDSLSVADIGDVAINTFNLLDAVRIIEEAYDNILEHDVIPLTLGGDHTITLPILRAIHKKHGKVGLVHIDAHADVNDHMFGEKIAHGTTFRRAVEEGLLDCDRVVQIGLRAQGYTADDFNWSRNQGFRVVQAEECWHKSLAPLMAEVREKVGDGPVYLSFDIDGIDPAWAPGTGTPEIGGLTTIQAIEIVRGCQGLDLVGCDLVEVSPAYDTTGNTSLLGANLLYEMLCVLPGVVHR; the protein is encoded by the coding sequence GTGGACAAGATTCTTCACCAACCACTGGGCGGCAATGAAATGCCGCGCTTCGGCGGCATCGCCACCATGCTGCGACTCCCCCATTTGCCCTCCGCTGCCGGCCTCGACGCTGCCTTTATCGGCATCCCGCTGGACATCGGCACGTCCCTGCGCCCCGGCACCCGTTTCGGGCCGCGTGAAATCCGCGCTGAATCCGTGATGATCCGCCCGTACAACATGGCCACCGGCGCCGCGCCGTTCGACTCGCTGTCGGTTGCCGACATCGGTGACGTGGCGATCAACACCTTCAACCTGCTGGACGCCGTGCGGATCATCGAAGAGGCCTACGACAACATCCTCGAACACGATGTGATCCCCCTGACGCTGGGCGGCGACCACACCATCACCCTGCCGATCCTGCGTGCCATCCATAAAAAGCACGGCAAGGTCGGCCTGGTGCACATCGACGCTCACGCGGATGTGAACGATCACATGTTCGGCGAGAAAATCGCCCACGGCACCACCTTCCGTCGCGCTGTGGAAGAAGGTCTTCTGGATTGCGACCGCGTAGTGCAAATTGGCCTGCGGGCTCAGGGTTACACCGCTGATGACTTCAACTGGAGCCGCAATCAGGGCTTCCGCGTGGTTCAGGCCGAAGAATGCTGGCACAAATCCCTGGCGCCACTGATGGCCGAAGTGCGCGAGAAAGTCGGCGACGGTCCGGTGTACTTGAGTTTCGATATCGACGGTATCGACCCGGCCTGGGCACCTGGCACCGGTACCCCGGAAATCGGCGGTCTGACGACCATTCAGGCGATTGAAATCGTGCGCGGCTGCCAAGGCCTCGACCTGGTCGGCTGCGATTTGGTAGAAGTCTCGCCAGCGTACGACACCACCGGCAACACCTCGCTGTTGGGCGCCAACCTGCTGTACGAAATGCTCTGCGTACTGCCAGGCGTGGTCCATCGCTGA